In one Leishmania infantum JPCM5 genome chromosome 7 genomic region, the following are encoded:
- a CDS encoding putative cation-transporting ATPase produces MPTENIVGNTMIRQLRLLRRREWYTWITVWPFTVLYVVSVVLYLYPELVWDRVTYLVHQTYIDFFHAICFPIFVFLHSFLSLFTIWSVRFRARIIYRPVAMEQLTEATDALVETHLHKGESEIVPLHQEGEDGQPPCFVFQQRKWKLDGREGIFVKPRFPTKHSFSYYIHWEGLDKEADRTKQVDTYGLNKMEVVIPEFQDLFVDHALSPFFVFQMFCVLLWCLDEYWYYSLFTGFMMVGMECTTVYQRIRNMRTLRDMAEVPVRDIDVMRGGKRVTIKTDALLPLDIIVVPSNAPCPVDALLVKGTAVVNEATLTGESTPQLKEAPDDVDVALSVKKHARHMLFSGTQILLSNGPHETSEEGAHSRDRSKALAVVLKTGFETKQGKLLRTILHSQGRVSENSGEAFGFIGVLVVFALAASGYLLKRGLADPHRSRWKLFLSCVQIITSVVPPELPMELSLAVNTTLLALTKLQVFCTEPFRIPYAGKVDTCCFDKTGTLTTDEMLFGGVDMIDGKGLLNKLKAIPKYSEMVLATCHSLVYLDEETLAGDEMEKAAITALGYRIDSEDNILYDPKPARDEDKEGQAKAKKGTAAPQKMYKVLLRFPFLATLRRMACVVSASDGKYIVAKGSPESIAALCESLPEDCLKIAEETAAKGYRVIALAYRSLTDAERASKETILALRRENVEKGLRFAGLAVYVCPLKKDAKETIENLEGGSHRCVIITGDSVQTAISVGKDVSMLLCKRQLVAKDAAGGGVEWVDSVSSVVQPGTSQDIIANTFQRSRRKLAPRENEWDLCVNAETISPESMQHIVETYNEHVTIWARCAPTQKEEIVTDLKKKNHIVMMAGDGTNDVGALKQAHAGIAVLNSASVAPKAENKELVVGPQPHNEPDVPADLKVPPNFKFTVVPPEPPVGTPFMQMMRWKMLEAKRKVEIKQITAWNKQLKEAEKAKADKKAAAPPPPLNGTGDSDFLMESLFNSDDENMGGPPMIKLGDASIAAPFTCRSKALTSVCDIIRLGRTTLVTTHMMYKILALNCLTQAYSMSVLHCAGVKFGEKQMILAGIILSVCFLFMSRSKPLTHLCRQRPVTKVFHPYMICTVFFQFALHLYCMMKTSWMVAEVDAATMSDMRKNYQDVEFKPTLLNSTMFLLTTLISGVTFAVNYRGEPFMQGIRKNRPMLIALIILGFVVFCFASEASPEFNEEFEITAFPTEEFRTRFTQLLLLDAVGCFVIEKASLMLFTDY; encoded by the coding sequence ATGCCGACCGAGAACATCGTTGGGAACACCATGATCCGGCAGCTCCGgctcctgcggcgccgtgaGTGGTACACCTGGATCACTGTGTGGCCCTTCACGGTGCTCTACGTCGTCTCCGTCGTCCTCTACCTCTACCCCGAGCTCGTCTGGGACCGTGTGACGTACCTGGTGCATCAGACGTACATCGACTTCTTTCACGCCATCTGCTTTCCCATTTTCGTCTTCCTTcactccttcctctccctcttcacgATTTGGTCCGTGCGGTTTCGCGCTCGCATCATTTATCGACCTGTGGCGATGGAGCAGCTAACAGAGGCGACGGATGCCCTGGTGGAGACGCACCTGCACAAGGGCGAGTCGGAGatcgtgccgctgcaccagGAGGGTGAAGACGGTCAGCCGCCGTGTTTTGTGTTCCAGCAGCGTAAGTGGAAGCTGGACGGGCGTGAAGGTATCTTCGTGAAGCCGCGCTTCCCCACGAAGCACAGCTTCTCCTACTATATTCACTGGGAGGGCCTCGACAAGGAGGCGGACCGCACGAAGCAGGTGGACACGTACGGGCTCAACAAGATGGAGGTGGTCATCCCCGAGTTCCAGGACCTCTTCGTCGACCATGCCCTCTCCCCGTTCTTCGTGTTTCAAATGTTTTGCGTGCTGCTCTGGTGCCTCGACGAGTACTGGTACTACTCCCTCTTCACCGGCTTCATGATGGTGGGCATGGAGTGCACGACGGTCTACCAGCGCATCCGCAACATGCGCACGCTCCGCGACATGGCGGAGGTGCCAGTACGCGACATCGACGTCATGCGTGGCGGCAAGCGCGTCACGATCAAGACCGACGCCCTGTTGCCGCTGGATATCATCGTGGTGCCGAGCAACGCCCCGTGCCCGGTTGACGCGTTGCTGGTGAAAGGCACTGCAGTGGTGAACGAGGCGACTCTGACAGGCGAGTCGACGCCGCAGCTTAAGGAAGCGCCGGATGACGTGGATGTAGCCCTCAGCGTCAAGAAGCACGCGCGGCACATGCTGTTCTCCGGCACGCAGATTCTGCTGAGCAACGGCCCTCACGAGACCTCCGAGGAGggcgcgcacagccgcgACAGGAGCAAGGCACTCGCCGTCGTGCTGAAGACGGGCTTCGAGACGAAGCAAGGCAAGCTGCTGCGTACCATCCTGCACAGCCAGGGCCGGGTCAGCGAGAACAGCGGCGAGGCCTTTGGTTTCATTGGCGTGCTCGTGGTCTTCGCGCTGGCAGCCAGCGGCTACCTGCTGAAGCGTGGTCTCGCAGATCCGCACCGCAGCCGGTGGAAGCTCTTCCTGTCCTGCGTGCAGATCATCACTTCCGTGGTGCCGCCGGAGCTTCCGATGGAGCTGTCGCTGGCCGTCAACACGACTCTGCTTGCGCTGACGAAGCTGCAGGTGTTCTGCACGGAGCCGTTCCGCATCCCGTACGCTGGAAAAGTAGACACGTGCTGCTTCGACAAGACCGGCACTCTCACCACGGACGAGATGCTCTTCGGCGGTGTGGACATGATTGATGGCAAGGGGCTGCTGAACAAACTCAAGGCGATTCCGAAGTACTCGGAGATGGTGCTGGCCACGTGCCACTCCCTCGTCTACCTCGACGAAGAGACGCTGGCCGGAGATGAGATGGAGAaggccgccatcaccgccctGGGCTACCGCATCGACAGCGAGGACAACATTCTCTACGACCCCAAACCGGCCAGGGATGAGGACAAGGAGGGGCAGGCGAAGGCCAAGAAAGggaccgcggcgccgcagaagATGTACAAGGTTCTCCTGCGCTTTCCTTTCCTcgccacgctgcgccgcatggcCTGCGTCGTCTCCGCCTCAGATGGCAAGTACATCGTCGCCAAGGGCTCGCCGGAGTCCATCGCTGCCCTGTGCGAGTCTCTCCCCGAAGACTGCCTGAAAATCGccgaggagacggcggccAAGGGGTACCGCGTCATCGCCCTTGCGTATCGCTCGCTGACAGATGCGGAGCGGGCGTCGAAGGAGACCAttcttgcgctgcgccgcgagaACGTCGAGAAGGGGCTGCGGTTCGCCGGTCTCGCTGTGTATGTTTGCCCGCTAAAGAAGGACGCCAAGGAGACGATCGAAAATTTGGAAGGTGGCAGCCACCGCTGTGTCATCATCACCGGCGACAGCGTGCAGACGGCTATCTCGGTCGGCAAGGACGTGTCGATGCTGTTGTGCAAACGCCAGCTGGTGGCGAAGGACGCGGCAGGTGGCGGAGTAGAGTGGGTGGACTCGGTGTCGAGCGTCGTGCAGCCGGGGACGTCCCAGGACATCATCGCCAACACTTTTCAACGCAGCCGTCGCAAGCTGGCGCCGCGCGAAAACGAGTGGGACCTCTGCGTGAACGCGGAGACGATCAGCCCTGAGTCGATGCAGCACATCGTAGAGACGTACAACGAGCATGTCACCATCTGGGCTCGCTGCGCTCCGACGCAGAAGGAGGAAATCGTCACAGACCTCAAGAAGAAGAACCACATCGTCATGAtggccggcgacggcacgaACGACGTTGGTGCGCTCAAGCAGGCACATGCCGGCATTGCCGTGCTGAACTCGGCCTCTGTCGCTCCCAAGGCGGAGAACAAGGAGCTGGTGGTTggcccgcagccgcacaacGAGCCGGATGTGCCGGCCGATCTGAAGGTGCCGCCGAATTTCAAGTTCACCGTCGTGCCTCCCGAACCGCCGGTGGGGACGCCGTTCATGCAGATGATGAGGTGGAAGATgctggaggcgaagcgcAAGGTGGAGATCAAGCAGATCACGGCGTGGAACAAACAGTTGAAGGAGGCGGAAAAGGCCAAGGCAGACAagaaggcggccgcgccgccaccgccgttgAATGGCACCGGCGACTCGGACTTCCTGATGGAGTCCCTCTTCAACTCGGATGACGAGAATATGGGCGGCCCGCCGATGATCAAGCTTGGCGACGCGTCCATCGCGGCGCCGTTCACGTGCCGCTCCAAAGCGCTCACCTCCGTGTGCGACATCATCCGGCTTGGCCGCACGACGCTTGTGACGACGCACATGATGTACAAGATCCTCGCCCTGAACTGCCTTACGCAGGCGTACTCCATGTCGGTGCTGCACTGCGCTGGCGTGAAGTTTGGCGAGAAGCAGATGATCTTGGCCGGCATCATCTTGTCTGTGTGCTTTCTCTTCATGTCTCGCAGCAAGCCGCTGACGCACCTGTGCCGCCAGCGGCCTGTCACGAAAGTGTTCCACCCGTACATGATCTGCACAGTCTTCTTCCAGTTTGCGCTGCACCTATACTGCATGATGAAGACGTCGTGGatggtggcggaggtggacgcgGCGACCATGAGTGACATGAGGAAGAACTACCAGGATGTCGAGTTCaagccgacgctgctgaacTCCACCATGTTCCTCCTTACCACCCTCATCTCCGGCGTCACGTTCGCGGTGAACTACCGCGGCGAGCCATTCATGCAGGGCATACGCAAAAACCGCCCCATGCTCATTGCCCTCATCATCCTCGGCTTCGTCGTCTTCTGCTTCGCCTCCGAGGCGAGCCCGGAGTTCAACGAGGAGTTCGAAATCACCGCCTTTCCCACCGAGGAGTTCCGCACGCGCTTCACGCAGCTCCTCTTGCTCGACGCCGTGGGCTGCTTTGTGATTGAGAAGGCTTCTCTGATGCTCTTCACGGACTACTGA